The Aptenodytes patagonicus chromosome 25, bAptPat1.pri.cur, whole genome shotgun sequence genome window below encodes:
- the PCSK4 gene encoding proprotein convertase subtilisin/kexin type 4 isoform X5, with translation MGPRSGNSASPWLDQKDPLASYDFNSNDPDPQPRYAARDENRHGTRCAGEVAAAANNRICGAGVAYNARVGGVRMLDGPITDVVEAQSLSLRPQHIHIYSASWGPEDDGKTVDGPGVLAAEAFYRGVTKGRGGLGSIFIWASGNGGINYDNCNCDGYANSIYTLSVGSVLAGGRRPWYGEGCSAILTTTYSSRTTSEVQIVTTDLHHRCTDKHTGTSASAPLAAGMIALALEANPALTWRDLQHLVIRTSKPAHLQAEDWAVNGVGRKVSHHYGYGLLDAGLLVEMAKAWTGTRPQRRCSVKALHAPRNIGSELTISTDVSSCSGRTKRIRSLEHVRVRLSLSYSRRGDLVIALTSPMGTTSTLLTVRPYDTSQQGYEDWTFMSTHFWDENPNGTWTLRLENKGDAYNTGLLTSFTLHLHGTDEDMTARRFAASAVDECIRRDAQGACEECGSSFYAYQRSCLSYCPPRYYGRTQRAAATSAARICASCHPSCYTCQGASANNCTACPPACTFDELTHSCSPQRGFPPEEGLQRDLLPVLICGGLILSAVLYVTYRVAFCVVKGSACCPRAGRTT, from the exons ATGGGACCTCGCAGTGGGAACTCAGCCTCTCCGTGGCTGGATCAAAAG GACCCCCTGGCAAGTTACGACTTCAACAGCAACGACCCCGATCCCCAGCCCAGGTACGCTGCCAGGGACGAGAATCG GCACGGGACACGCTGTGCAGGAGAAGTGGCGGCTGCAGCCAACAACCGAATCTGCGGAGCAGGCGTTGCGTACAATGCCAGAGTTGGAG GTGTGCGGATGCTGGACGGTCCCATCACGGACGTGGTGGAGGCTCAGTCCCTCAGCCTGCGTCCCCAGCACATCCACATCTACAGCGCCAGCTGGGGCCCCGAGGATGATGGGAAGACCGTGGACGGGCCAGGCGTGCTGGCCGCGGAGGCCTTCTACAGAGGCGTTACCAAA GGACGGGGCGGCCTCGGCTCCATCTTCATCTGGGCCTCCGGCAACGGCGGGATCAACTACGACAACTGCAATTGCGACGGGTACGCCAACAGCATCTACACCCTGTCGGTGGGCAGCGTCCTGGCGGGCGGCCGGAGGCCCTGGTACGGCGAGGGCTGCTCCGCCATCCTCACCACCACCTACAGCAGCAGGACCACGAGCGAGGTGCAGATC gtGACCACCGACCTGCACCACCGCTGCACCGACAAGCACACGGGCACCTCCGCCTCGGCCCCGCTGGCTGCGGGAATGATCGCCCTCGCGCTGGAGGCCAA CCCAGCACTGACCTGGCGTGACCTGCAGCATCTCGTCATCAGGACCTCCAAGCCTGCTCACCTGCAGGCAGAAGACTGGGCCGTGAACGGGGTCGGACGCAAGG TGAGCCACCACTACGGCTACGGGCTCCTGGACGCTGGTCTGCTGGTGGAGATGGCCAAGGCATGGACAGGAACTCGGCCTCAGCGAAGATGCTCGGTCAAGGCTCTTCACGCCCCCCG GAACATCGGCTCCGAGCTCACCATCTCTACAGACGTCTCCTCCTGCTCGGGGAGGACCAAGCGCATCCGCTCGCTGGAGCATGTCCGGGTCCGGCTCTCTCTGAGCTACAGCCGCAGGGGGGACCTGGTGATCGCTCTGACCAGCCCGATGGGGACCACGTCCACACTGCTGACCGTGCG cccatACGACACCAGCCAGCAGGGCTACGAGGATTGGACCTTCATGTCCACACACTTCTGGGACGAGAACCCCAACGGGACCTGGACGCTCCGGCTAGAGAACAAGGGCGATGCCTATAACACAG gtCTGCTGACCAGCTTCACCCTGCACCTCCACGGCACAGATGAGGACATGACGGCCAGGCGCTTTGCGGCCTCTGCCGTGGACGAGTGCATCAGGCGGGACGCGCAGGGAGCGTGCGAGG AGTGCGGCAGCTCTTTCTACGCCTACCAGCGCTCCTGCCTGTCCTACTGCCCTCCGCGCTACTACGGCCGTACCCAGAGAGCCGCCGCCACGAGCGCAGCCCGCATCTGTGCCAGCTGCCACCCCTCCTGCTACACGTGCCAGGGCGCTTCGGCCAACAACTGCACGGCCTGTCCCCCCGCCTGCACCTTCGATGAGCTCACCCACTCCTGCTCCCCTCAGCGGGGCTTCCCCCCCGAGGAGGGGCTGCAGAGGGAcctcctccctgtcctcatctGCGGGGGCCTGATCCTCTCAGCCGTCCTCTATGTCACGTACCGTGTGGCCTTTTGTGTCGTGAAAGGTAGTGCCTGCTGTCCCCGGGCTGGCAGGACAACGTGA
- the PCSK4 gene encoding proprotein convertase subtilisin/kexin type 4 isoform X7: MRLAKEPKVLWFEQQTVKRRTKRSVSVVPTDPWFHKQWYMNNGINPDLNILAAWSKGYTGLGVVLTVLDDGIEKDHPDLSANYDPLASYDFNSNDPDPQPRYAARDENRHGTRCAGEVAAAANNRICGAGVAYNARVGGVRMLDGPITDVVEAQSLSLRPQHIHIYSASWGPEDDGKTVDGPGVLAAEAFYRGVTKGRGGLGSIFIWASGNGGINYDNCNCDGYANSIYTLSVGSVLAGGRRPWYGEGCSAILTTTYSSRTTSEVQIVTTDLHHRCTDKHTGTSASAPLAAGMIALALEANPALTWRDLQHLVIRTSKPAHLQAEDWAVNGVGRKVSHHYGYGLLDAGLLVEMAKAWTGTRPQRRCSVKALHAPRNIGSELTISTDVSSCSGRTKRIRSLEHVRVRLSLSYSRRGDLVIALTSPMGTTSTLLTVRERAHRAQGSSVAPATS, encoded by the exons ATGCGCCTGGCAAAAGAGCCAAAG GTCCTCTGGTTTGAGCAGCAAACGGTAAAGAGGCGCACGAAGAGAAGCGTCAGCGTGGTGCCAACAGATCCCTGGTTCCATAAACAGTGGTACATG AACAATGGCATCAATCCCGACCTAAACATCCTCGCTGCTTGGAGTAAAGGGTACACCGGGCTGGGGGTGGTGCTGACCGTCCTGGATGACGGGATCGAGAAGGACCATCCGGACCTGTCTGCCAACTAC GACCCCCTGGCAAGTTACGACTTCAACAGCAACGACCCCGATCCCCAGCCCAGGTACGCTGCCAGGGACGAGAATCG GCACGGGACACGCTGTGCAGGAGAAGTGGCGGCTGCAGCCAACAACCGAATCTGCGGAGCAGGCGTTGCGTACAATGCCAGAGTTGGAG GTGTGCGGATGCTGGACGGTCCCATCACGGACGTGGTGGAGGCTCAGTCCCTCAGCCTGCGTCCCCAGCACATCCACATCTACAGCGCCAGCTGGGGCCCCGAGGATGATGGGAAGACCGTGGACGGGCCAGGCGTGCTGGCCGCGGAGGCCTTCTACAGAGGCGTTACCAAA GGACGGGGCGGCCTCGGCTCCATCTTCATCTGGGCCTCCGGCAACGGCGGGATCAACTACGACAACTGCAATTGCGACGGGTACGCCAACAGCATCTACACCCTGTCGGTGGGCAGCGTCCTGGCGGGCGGCCGGAGGCCCTGGTACGGCGAGGGCTGCTCCGCCATCCTCACCACCACCTACAGCAGCAGGACCACGAGCGAGGTGCAGATC gtGACCACCGACCTGCACCACCGCTGCACCGACAAGCACACGGGCACCTCCGCCTCGGCCCCGCTGGCTGCGGGAATGATCGCCCTCGCGCTGGAGGCCAA CCCAGCACTGACCTGGCGTGACCTGCAGCATCTCGTCATCAGGACCTCCAAGCCTGCTCACCTGCAGGCAGAAGACTGGGCCGTGAACGGGGTCGGACGCAAGG TGAGCCACCACTACGGCTACGGGCTCCTGGACGCTGGTCTGCTGGTGGAGATGGCCAAGGCATGGACAGGAACTCGGCCTCAGCGAAGATGCTCGGTCAAGGCTCTTCACGCCCCCCG GAACATCGGCTCCGAGCTCACCATCTCTACAGACGTCTCCTCCTGCTCGGGGAGGACCAAGCGCATCCGCTCGCTGGAGCATGTCCGGGTCCGGCTCTCTCTGAGCTACAGCCGCAGGGGGGACCTGGTGATCGCTCTGACCAGCCCGATGGGGACCACGTCCACACTGCTGACCGTGCG GGAACGGGCTCACCGTGCCCAAGGCTCCTCTGTGGCCCCTGCCACGTCTTAG